A genomic region of Ignavibacteria bacterium contains the following coding sequences:
- a CDS encoding T9SS type A sorting domain-containing protein yields the protein MYGWNTPPPVVPLLERGEFYRYLPNDYVEIGKCDRNKLYYYATYLNRWEYDYRWWDRDPLTKEWVISRDAMGDEADAFNINSNDQITPWSNPSTTKFVNNTEILTGISVKILAQNGNDLIVRVYTSVSGSLSLPPSKPQRLSVSKNALNQAVLTWSPNIEPDVISGGRYKIYRASSNDNNPPQFWTLIANVPAYKEGIPVTSFTDVDVYVGSGNSKLFYRITAVDNTNLESKPSDFDWINWDQSMQKTVNRIYDFELNQNYPNPFNPVTKIRYTLKETNPVMIKLYDIVGREVATLVNEVKDAGEYEVELDAGRLGLSSGVYFYQMKAGEFTSIKKMVVLK from the coding sequence ATGTATGGATGGAATACGCCTCCTCCAGTAGTGCCTCTTCTTGAAAGAGGAGAATTTTATAGATATTTACCTAATGACTATGTAGAAATTGGTAAATGTGATAGAAATAAATTATACTATTATGCAACTTATTTAAATAGATGGGAATATGATTATAGATGGTGGGATAGAGATCCATTAACTAAAGAGTGGGTTATAAGCAGAGATGCAATGGGGGATGAAGCAGACGCATTTAATATTAATAGTAATGATCAAATTACTCCCTGGAGTAATCCAAGTACAACTAAATTTGTAAATAATACTGAAATATTAACTGGTATTTCAGTAAAAATTCTTGCACAAAATGGTAACGATCTTATAGTAAGAGTTTATACAAGTGTTTCTGGTTCATTAAGCTTACCTCCTTCTAAACCACAAAGATTATCAGTCTCTAAAAATGCATTAAATCAAGCAGTTTTAACATGGTCTCCAAACATTGAACCTGATGTTATATCTGGTGGGAGATATAAAATTTATCGAGCTTCTAGTAATGATAATAATCCACCACAATTTTGGACTCTAATTGCTAATGTCCCTGCCTATAAAGAAGGAATCCCTGTTACAAGTTTCACAGATGTTGATGTTTATGTTGGTAGTGGGAATAGTAAATTATTTTATAGAATAACGGCTGTTGATAATACTAATCTTGAATCTAAACCTTCAGATTTTGACTGGATCAATTGGGATCAATCAATGCAGAAAACAGTGAATAGAATTTATGATTTTGAATTAAATCAAAACTATCCCAATCCATTTAATCCAGTAACAAAGATTAGATACACATTAAAAGAGACAAATCCTGTAATGATCAAACTTTATGATATAGTTGGGAGAGAAGTTGCAACACTTGTAAATGAAGTAAAAGATGCAGGAGAATATGAAGTGGAGCTTGATGCAGGAAGATTGGGATTAAGTAGTGGAGTATATTTTTATCAGATGAAGGCAGGAGAATTTACATCTATAAAGAAGATGGTTGTATTAAAATAA